The Stutzerimonas stutzeri RCH2 genomic interval CGAAGGGCCGCACAAGGCCGACAACTTCTACGGCGCCGTGGGCGTCTCCTTCCTGACGGCGGTGTGACATGCACAAGGCACTGGATTACAGCGGCCGCTGCGTGGTCATCACTGGTGCGGCAGGCGGTATCGGCCGCGGCCTGGCGCAGAGCTTCGCCGCCGCCGGCGCCACCCTGGAACTGCTCGACCGTGACGCCGACGCCCTCGCCCGGCTTGCCGACGAACTCGCTGGCGACGCGCCGTTGCGTTGCACCGCACTGGACCTCGGCGACCGCCAGGCGGTGCAACGCTACGCCGATGACCTCGCCTGTCGCGGCCTCCATGCCGATGTGCTGGTGAACAACGCCGGCGTCGAATACGCCACGCCGCTGGATGAGTGCAGCTTCGAGGCCGATCAGTGCTGGTCGACCCTGCTGGAGAACAACGTCGGCTCCATGCAGCGCCTGACCCGTGCGTTGCTGCCACGCCTGCGCGCCGGCGCCAGCGTGATCAATCAGGCCTCGATCTGGGGCCTGAAAGGCGTGCCGGGCTTTTCCGCCTATGTCGCCAGCAAGCACGCGGTAGTCGGCCTGACCCGCTCGCTGGCCTGGGAACTCGGCCCGCGGCGCATCCGCGTCAATGCGGTGTGTCCCGGCTGGATCGCCACCGATGCGGCCATGCGCTCGCTGCAGGTGATGGCCGATGCCAACGGCCGCAGCGACAGCGCCGAACTGGCGACGATCCTCTCCAACCAGGCCATTCCGGAGCTGCTGACACCAGCCGATCTGGGCGGCACCTTCCTGTTTCTCGGCTCGCCACTGGCCGCCGCCCTGACCGGCCAGGCGCTGTCGGTCAGCCATGGCGAGGTGATGCACTGATGGGCAGCAAACGCTTCGCAGGCCAGACCGCCCTGATCACAGGCGCGGCGACCGGTATCGGCCGCGCCACCGCGCTTGCGCTCGCAGCCGAGGGCGCGCGGGTCTGGATCAACCATCGCGACCAGCATGATCTGGCGAACCAATTGGTCGAGCAGATCACCGCCAATGGCGGCGACGCCTGGGCCATCGAGGCGGATGTCAGCGATCCGGCCGCAGTCGCGGCGATGTTCGAGACCATCGAGGCGCAGGGCTCGCTGGATCTGCTGGTCAACAACGCCGGGGTAATCCTGGAAAAGCCCTTTCTCGAGACCAGCGAGGCGGACTGGGCAATGGTGCTGGGCGTCGACCTGGGGGGCGTCTACCGCTGCTGTCGCCATGCGCTGGCGCAAATGCAGCCGCGGCGCAGCGGCGCGATCGTCAATGTCGCCTCGGACCTCGGTTTTCTCGGCCGCGAGCAGTACGTTGCCTACTGCACGGCCAAGGCCGGGGTGATCGGCCTGACCCGCTCACTGGCCCGCGAATTCGCTGCAGACGGCATTCGCGTCAATGGCGTCGCACCCGGCCCCATCGCCACGGCGATGGTCAGCCCGGAGCACATGAGCGACGAGTGGATGGCCAAGGAGCTGGCGATTCCCATGGCGCGTCTGGGCACGCCGGAGGAAGTCGCGGCGGCCATCGTCTTCCTGCTTTCGCCGCAGGCGAGCTATTTCACCGGACAACTGCTCGGGCCCAACGGCGGCTCCTGGATGGGCGCATGAACAGCCTGATGCCGCAGGGCATGCTGATCGGCGGCGCCATCATGTGGGGGCTGGGCTGGCTGCCGCTGCAGTTCTTCGCCGCCCGTGGCCTGGCCGGCATGCCGCTGGTGCTGCTGACCTATTCGCTGCTCAGCCTGCTGGCGCTACCGGTGCTCTGGCAGCAGCGCCTCCAGTGGGCGAGCCAGTATCGCCAGGTACTCACCATGGGCCTGTGCGGTGGCTGGGCCACCGCGGCGCTGGTCACCGCCCTGGCCGAAGGCAACGTGGTGCGGGTGATGCTGCTGTTCTACCTGGCGCCGGTGTGGGCGATGGTCGGCGGCTGGCTGCTGCTCGGCGAA includes:
- a CDS encoding SDR family NAD(P)-dependent oxidoreductase, whose translation is MHKALDYSGRCVVITGAAGGIGRGLAQSFAAAGATLELLDRDADALARLADELAGDAPLRCTALDLGDRQAVQRYADDLACRGLHADVLVNNAGVEYATPLDECSFEADQCWSTLLENNVGSMQRLTRALLPRLRAGASVINQASIWGLKGVPGFSAYVASKHAVVGLTRSLAWELGPRRIRVNAVCPGWIATDAAMRSLQVMADANGRSDSAELATILSNQAIPELLTPADLGGTFLFLGSPLAAALTGQALSVSHGEVMH
- a CDS encoding SDR family NAD(P)-dependent oxidoreductase, which encodes MGSKRFAGQTALITGAATGIGRATALALAAEGARVWINHRDQHDLANQLVEQITANGGDAWAIEADVSDPAAVAAMFETIEAQGSLDLLVNNAGVILEKPFLETSEADWAMVLGVDLGGVYRCCRHALAQMQPRRSGAIVNVASDLGFLGREQYVAYCTAKAGVIGLTRSLAREFAADGIRVNGVAPGPIATAMVSPEHMSDEWMAKELAIPMARLGTPEEVAAAIVFLLSPQASYFTGQLLGPNGGSWMGA